TGTCTTCAACAATGAACCTAGAGAGGAAAAATCTTCCAAGTGGATGAGAATCTTAAAGCAAATCAGTATGTGAAAACAATGACACAACCTTGTGATTTTGTTTAGAAAGtaacaatatattatatgtatttcagtttagaaacaaaacaagCCAAAACTGTTAACATTACATAACACCATTGAAACTGTTTAATTCCTCTTGCCCTTGTTTTTTCTACTTGGAACAACCGTCCAGCCATCATCAGCTTTTGGTTCATCAACCGGCATGGCTTCTGGTCTCCCGTTTGAGCAGTTCTCAGCTGCATCCACCATCATGTCTGTGCTTTGATCATTGCTCATCTCTgtatcctcatcatcatcatcttcatcatcgctctcctcatcatcctcatcctcatcctcatcgtTACCGTTTGAAACCTGCAATACCCAAGAAAGCCTCATTTCTTAACCTCGAAAATGATCTTAACCAAACTaccaatatataacattatcaAATACTCTCACAATCATCAAACGTCTATAACTAATGAAATCACACAGACATCAGGACATCAATGGAATATAAAATGAATCTCAAGCGTGTCTTCACTACAGCCAATATCTAGAAGAGAATGTCTGAGAAAATACAGTTACAAACCTTGACAACTTTTGCACTAGTCTGAGAACTAGTCACCCTCAGCTTCTCAACCCTTTGGTAGTTACCTTCGAGACATTCATAATACAAATCTAGCAACGTCTCTGTCACCTATCAGTAGCaacacagaagaaaaaaaaacaccatcAGTAACAAGAAACTAACATcaagatccaaaaaaaaaaacaatctataCCTCCTCAAGGCTTCCATCATCAGCCAGAGTGTTAAGCTCATTAAGACCATTCTCTAGAATATCAGCTAACCCATCAAAGCCCATCGTTGGATCTTCAAGAAAGATGAACACACAAGAGTGAAGTAATCAGAAAGCTATCATCTTTAACAGCAAAACTcatataaaaatcgaaactttttATGGAAAAAGCTATAAAGATGAAACCTTTTAAACGGATGAAGTAATCGAGAACATTCGAAACGGTGCGTTCCGCTTTCAGATGAGAGTCTCGGCCGCCCCAGCCGTTATCGACGGCGGCTCTCATGGCTGTCCACCGTGAAAGTATCAAACCAATTCCTTCGTTCAGAACGGCCTTCTCCTCCGCCGTCAACACCACTGGTCCGCTAGGTCTTGAATCCATTTCtccttcctctttctctatttgatcaaataaaaaaaaaaactactgagCTAACAAATTCCAAATTCAGACAACAGATTCAACGAGACAAGTAAAGGTGGAAACTTTATGTAATAGAGAGAGAATTAAAAGAAACACCTGTTAAACGCCGGCGAGACGGTGAGCAAAGC
The Brassica napus cultivar Da-Ae unplaced genomic scaffold, Da-Ae ScsIHWf_974;HRSCAF=1374, whole genome shotgun sequence genome window above contains:
- the LOC125606784 gene encoding pre-rRNA-processing protein TSR2 homolog, whose amino-acid sequence is MDSRPSGPVVLTAEEKAVLNEGIGLILSRWTAMRAAVDNGWGGRDSHLKAERTVSNVLDYFIRLKDPTMGFDGLADILENGLNELNTLADDGSLEEVTETLLDLYYECLEGNYQRVEKLRVTSSQTSAKVVKVSNGNDEDEDEDDEESDDEDDDDEDTEMSNDQSTDMMVDAAENCSNGRPEAMPVDEPKADDGWTVVPSRKNKGKRN